The following proteins are co-located in the Polymorphospora rubra genome:
- a CDS encoding extracellular solute-binding protein, producing the protein MRRRLALAGALAALMTVTTACGGGGDDTSSSSESVENIVIYTARDKKVTDFVIEKFTEANPEYQGKVEVLNMGAQEILERVRAEKANPQADVWWGGTQQGLSAGAGEDLLAPWQPTFAQGMDANYKDAENRWFGEILLPQVIVYNNKAVTPEQAPKDWDDLITPAWKDKIIIRDVPASGGMRSIYSSMIQRFSADGSNPQPGFDWLLKLDANTADYAANPADLYLKLSREQGVVSAWNLQDVLLQANQSNMPFGFVMPASGAPVLVDGVGAVKGGNSTGAQKFLEFLYEDGLRADLARDYFQIPAVEIAEQPQWLTELDLKPMNVDWSVVAAKETEWINHWNAEIKNKG; encoded by the coding sequence ATGAGACGTCGCCTAGCTCTGGCCGGCGCGCTCGCCGCGCTCATGACCGTCACCACGGCATGTGGCGGAGGCGGCGACGACACGTCGTCGTCGTCCGAATCGGTCGAGAACATCGTCATCTACACCGCGCGCGACAAGAAGGTCACCGACTTCGTCATCGAGAAGTTCACCGAGGCCAACCCCGAATACCAGGGCAAGGTCGAGGTCCTGAACATGGGCGCCCAGGAGATCCTGGAGCGGGTCCGCGCCGAGAAGGCCAACCCGCAGGCCGACGTCTGGTGGGGCGGCACCCAGCAGGGCCTGTCGGCCGGCGCGGGCGAGGACCTGCTCGCCCCCTGGCAGCCCACCTTCGCGCAGGGTATGGACGCCAACTACAAGGACGCCGAGAACCGCTGGTTCGGCGAGATCCTGCTGCCGCAGGTCATCGTCTACAACAACAAGGCGGTCACCCCGGAGCAGGCGCCGAAGGACTGGGACGACCTGATCACCCCGGCCTGGAAAGACAAGATCATCATCCGGGACGTGCCGGCCTCCGGCGGCATGCGCTCCATCTACTCGTCGATGATCCAGCGGTTCTCGGCGGACGGCTCCAACCCGCAGCCCGGCTTCGACTGGCTGCTCAAGCTGGACGCCAACACCGCCGACTACGCGGCCAACCCGGCCGACCTCTACCTGAAGCTCTCCCGCGAGCAGGGCGTGGTCAGCGCCTGGAACCTCCAGGACGTGCTGCTCCAGGCCAACCAGTCGAACATGCCGTTCGGCTTCGTGATGCCGGCCTCCGGCGCGCCGGTCCTCGTCGACGGCGTGGGCGCGGTCAAGGGCGGCAACAGCACCGGGGCCCAGAAGTTCCTCGAGTTCCTCTACGAGGACGGCCTGCGCGCCGACCTGGCCCGCGACTACTTCCAGATCCCGGCCGTCGAGATCGCCGAGCAGCCGCAGTGGCTGACCGAGCTCGACCTCAAGCCGATGAACGTGGACTGGTCCGTGGTGGCCGCCAAGGAAACCGAGTGGATCAACCACTGGAACGCGGAGATCAAGAACAAGGGCTGA